One window of Haemorhous mexicanus isolate bHaeMex1 chromosome 16, bHaeMex1.pri, whole genome shotgun sequence genomic DNA carries:
- the LOC132334763 gene encoding olfactory receptor 14A16-like: MSNSSSISHFLLLALADTRQLQLLHFCLLLGISLAALLGNGLIISAVACGHHLHTPMFFFLLNLALSDLGSICTTVPKAMHNSLWDTRTISYTGCAAQLFFFMFFISAEFSLLTIMCYDRYVSICKPLHHRTLLGSRACAHMAAAAWASAFLYSLLHTANTFSLPLCHGNALGQFFCEVPAILKLSCSQSSLRELGLIAVSACLGLGCFAFIVFSYVQIFRAVLRIPSEQGQHKAFSTCLPHLAVVSLFLSTGTFTYLKPSSMSSPSLDLALSVLYSVVPPALNPLMYSLRNQELKASLWKMMTGWFQKH, translated from the coding sequence atgtccaacagcagctccatcagccacttcctcctgctggccttggcagacacgcggcagctgcagctcctgcacttctgcctcttgctgggcatctccctggctgccctcctgggcaacggcctcatcatcagcgccgtagcctgcggccaccacctgcacacgcccatgttcttcttcctgctcaacctggccctcagcgacctgggctccatctgcaccactgtgcccaaagccatgcacaattccctctgggacaccaggaccatctcctacacaggatgtgctgctcagctctttttctttatgttcttcatctcagcagagttttccctcctgaccatcatgtgctacgaccgctacgtgtccatctgcaaacccctgcaccacaggaccctcctgggcagcagagcttgtgcccacatggcagcagctgcctgggccagtgcctttctctattcactgctgcacacagccaatacattttccctgcccctgtgccatggcaatgccctgggccagttcttctgtgaagtGCCTGCaatcctcaagctctcctgctcccaatCCAGCCTCAGGGAACTTGGGCTCATTGCAGTCAGTGCCTGTTTAGGACTTGGCTGTTTTGcgttcattgttttctcctatgtgcagatcttcagggctgtgctgaggatcccctctgagcagggacagcacaaagccttttccacctgcctccctcacctggccgtggtctctctgttcctcagcactggcACATTTACCTACCTGAAGCCCTCCTCCATgtcctctccatccctggatctggccctgtcagttctgtactcagtggtgcctccagccctgaaccccctcatgtacagcctgaggaaccaggagctcaaggcttCACTGTGGAAAATGATGACTGGATGGTTTCAGAAACATTAA